The following coding sequences lie in one Microvirga sp. 17 mud 1-3 genomic window:
- the ehuA gene encoding ectoine/hydroxyectoine ABC transporter ATP-binding protein EhuA gives MTSIIRFQNVTKRFGALTVLDNFNFDVRQGEKVTLIGPSGSGKSTVLRILMTLEPFQEGKLELAGISYHELNGRGPFKASDKHLHKIRSNVGMVFQSFNLFPHMTVLRNIVEAPVAVLKMRRDEAEARAIELLRMVGLLDKKDQYPSQLSGGQQQRVAIARALAMRPRVLLFDEPTSALDPQLVGEVLAVIRGLAHEHDLTMLLVTHEMRFAREVSDRVCFFDKGRIVEQGEPDRFFSNPEQPRTREFLSSILAG, from the coding sequence ATGACATCCATCATCCGTTTCCAGAATGTGACCAAGCGCTTCGGGGCCCTGACGGTCCTGGATAACTTCAACTTCGATGTCCGCCAGGGGGAGAAGGTTACCCTGATCGGCCCATCGGGCTCCGGAAAATCTACGGTCCTGCGCATTCTGATGACGCTGGAGCCTTTCCAGGAAGGGAAGCTGGAACTGGCCGGGATCAGCTATCATGAGCTCAACGGACGCGGTCCGTTCAAAGCCAGCGACAAGCATCTCCATAAGATCCGCAGCAATGTCGGCATGGTGTTTCAGAGTTTCAACCTGTTTCCGCATATGACCGTCCTGCGGAACATCGTCGAGGCACCGGTCGCCGTCTTGAAGATGCGTCGCGACGAGGCGGAAGCCCGGGCGATCGAGCTCCTGCGCATGGTGGGACTTCTCGACAAGAAGGATCAGTACCCGAGCCAACTGTCGGGCGGACAGCAGCAGCGTGTCGCCATCGCGCGGGCGCTCGCCATGCGCCCACGTGTTCTCCTGTTCGATGAGCCAACCTCGGCGCTCGATCCTCAGCTCGTCGGCGAGGTCCTCGCGGTCATTCGTGGGCTTGCTCACGAACATGACCTCACCATGCTTCTCGTCACCCATGAGATGCGCTTTGCCCGGGAGGTGTCGGATCGCGTCTGCTTCTTCGACAAGGGGCGGATCGTCGAGCAAGGCGAACCTGACCGCTTCTTCAGCAATCCTGAGCAGCCGCGCACGAGGGAGTTCCTAAGCTCCATTCTCGCCGGCTGA
- the ehuD gene encoding ectoine/hydroxyectoine ABC transporter permease subunit EhuD, translated as MMYGYEWDTSSTLAFATSILPILGIGLIVTLKAAAVGYAIALVLGLVLALLRRSRVKAVSWAVACFTEFVRDTPLLVQLFFLYYVLPDFGIVLPAFMTGALALGLQYSAYTSEVYRGGINAIPRGQWEAATALNLTRLQLYRDIVIPQMIPRIVPSLGNYLVSMLKETPVLSVVTVLDMLGLANMIGERTFDYLVPLSMVGLIFLPLTLTCSALIHFIERILPKAGIPLR; from the coding sequence ATGATGTACGGCTATGAATGGGACACCTCCTCGACCCTCGCCTTCGCGACGTCGATCCTACCAATCCTTGGGATCGGCCTTATCGTCACGCTGAAGGCGGCCGCCGTAGGCTATGCCATCGCGCTCGTGCTCGGACTTGTCCTGGCGCTCCTGCGCCGCAGTCGGGTCAAGGCCGTTTCATGGGCGGTGGCCTGTTTCACCGAATTCGTGCGCGACACGCCACTCCTCGTCCAGCTCTTCTTTCTCTATTACGTCCTGCCGGATTTCGGCATCGTCCTGCCTGCCTTCATGACGGGTGCCCTGGCTCTCGGCCTGCAATACTCGGCCTATACGTCGGAAGTTTATCGGGGCGGCATCAATGCGATCCCGCGCGGTCAGTGGGAGGCGGCGACCGCCCTCAACCTGACGCGGCTCCAACTCTATCGGGATATCGTCATTCCTCAGATGATCCCTCGCATCGTCCCTTCATTGGGCAATTACCTGGTATCGATGCTGAAAGAGACGCCAGTCCTCTCGGTCGTCACGGTACTCGACATGCTCGGTCTCGCCAACATGATCGGCGAGCGGACCTTCGACTATCTCGTGCCGCTCTCCATGGTCGGCCTGATTTTTCTCCCCCTCACCCTCACCTGCTCGGCTCTCATACATTTCATTGAGAGAATTCTGCCTAAGGCCGGGATTCCCCTACGATGA
- the ehuC gene encoding ectoine/hydroxyectoine ABC transporter permease subunit EhuC, which yields MTWIQYLAPLMKGAQITIVISLASIALGGIIAFVAGIARISSNPILSGIAFTYIALFRGTPLLVQLFWFYYALPLIGISFDPITTGIMTLSLLTGAFGAEVVRGALLAVPPAQHEAARALNFSKSYTLWHISMPQAIIEMMPAFGNLAIQNLKDTALVSLISIADLTFQAQSLRNITLDSATVYTLTLLGYFIIALFLMFIMRFIEMKLRRGAAFPRDAHS from the coding sequence ATGACGTGGATACAATACCTGGCACCTCTAATGAAAGGGGCACAGATCACCATCGTGATCTCGCTGGCGTCGATTGCACTAGGCGGGATCATCGCCTTCGTTGCTGGCATTGCAAGGATTTCGAGCAACCCGATCCTCTCCGGAATTGCGTTTACTTACATCGCGCTCTTTCGCGGAACGCCACTGCTCGTGCAGCTCTTCTGGTTCTATTATGCGCTTCCCCTGATTGGGATATCGTTCGATCCGATCACTACCGGCATCATGACACTCTCCCTCCTGACCGGAGCCTTCGGGGCCGAGGTGGTGCGCGGGGCCCTCCTTGCCGTCCCGCCGGCCCAACATGAGGCCGCGAGAGCGCTGAACTTCAGCAAATCCTATACTTTGTGGCACATCAGTATGCCGCAGGCGATCATCGAGATGATGCCGGCCTTCGGCAATCTGGCGATCCAGAACCTCAAGGACACGGCCCTCGTCTCGCTCATCTCGATTGCGGATCTTACCTTCCAGGCCCAGTCCCTGCGCAACATCACTCTCGACAGCGCAACGGTCTATACTCTCACGCTGCTGGGTTATTTCATCATCGCGCTGTTCCTGATGTTCATCATGCGCTTCATCGAGATGAAACTGCGGCGCGGCGCTGCCTTTCCCAGGGATGCCCACTCATGA